A stretch of Arachis hypogaea cultivar Tifrunner chromosome 15, arahy.Tifrunner.gnm2.J5K5, whole genome shotgun sequence DNA encodes these proteins:
- the LOC112747947 gene encoding uncharacterized protein yields the protein MNLEGMGDEVRCRAFPVTLAGPAIRWFNNLPHGSVTKFSDISRAFLAQFTTRIAKAKHPINLLGVTQRSGEPTRKYLDRFNDECLEIDELTDSVESLCLTNGLLNEDFRKHLTTRPMWTMQEIQCVAREYINDEEVSQVVAANKRQPPYNQNRHHGSGERQKEYAKDGSPSKTPRLFPRVEKFTNYTPLTAPITEVYQQIAKKGILSKPRPLKERTGGNRSLYCDYHKGYGHKTQDCFDLKDALEQAIRDGKLADLSHLIREPRRRNRDHEGEDKTRAAKQRQEPEDNDHGLTIVNVVTARNAAPRSKSAHKKDAKVLAVSTSSARSPKTLPSISFGPEDQWLDEVAESPPMVITARVGTGLIKRILVDTGADSNIMFRIVFDALGLRDTDLKTHQHGVVGLGDHFIKPDGIISLPTSMGQGQGKRTVMVEFVILRDSMAYNVILGRKTINDLGAVISTRMPIMKFITEEGSVG from the coding sequence ATGAACCTGGAAGGAATGGGAGACGAGGTAAGGTGTCGTGCTTTCCCGGTCACCTTAGCGGGACCTGCAATACGGTGGTTCAATAACCTCCCGCATGGCTCGGTAACCAAGTTCTCGGACATCAGCCGCGCCTTCCTAGCCCAATTCACAACCAGAATTGCGAAGGCAAAGCACCCAATCAATCTACTTGGAGTGACCCAGAGATCCGGCGAACCGACTAGGAAATACCTAGACCGATTCAACGATGAGTGTCTGGAGATTGACGAGCTGACTGACTCGGTTGAAAGCTTGTGCCTGACGAACGGACTTCTAAACGAGGACTTCAGAAAGCACCTCACCACGAGGCCGATGTGGACTATGCAGGAGATCCAGTGTGTAGCCAGGGAGTACATCAATGATGAAGAAGTTAGCCAGGTCGTGGCTGCCAACAAACGACAGCCCCCTTACAATCAAAACCGGCACCACGGGAGTGGAGAAAGACAAAAGGAATACGCCAAGGACGGCAGTCCGAGTAAGACTCCCAGGCTGTTTCCTCGTGTCGAGAAGTTCACTAATTACACTCCCCTCACCGCGCCGATTACGGAAGTTTACCAACAAATAGCCAAGAAGGGGATCTTGTCGAAACCCCGACCTTTGAAGGAACGAACAGGCGGGAACAGGAGCCTCTACTGTGATTACCACAAGGGCTATGGGCACAAGACGCAGGACTGCTTCGACCTAAAGGACGCATTGGAACAAGCGATCAGGGATGGAAAGCTAGCCGATCTCTCCCACCTCATTAGGGAGCCGAGGAGACGGAACCGTGACCACGAGGGCGAAGACAAGACCCGAGCAGCAAAGCAACGCCAAGAGCCAGAGGACAACGACCACGGCCTTACCATAGTGAACGTGGTAACGGCGAGAAACGCGGCGCCTAGGTCCAAGTCAGCACATAAGAAAGACGCCAAAGTCCTGGCTGTTTCCACATCCTCCGCGCGAAGCCCCAAGACACTTCCGTCCATTTCATTTGGCCCAGAGGACCAATGGTTGGACGAGGTCGCAGAAAGCCCTCCCATGGTCATTACGGCCAGAGTAGGAACCGGCCTCATCAAGCGGATCCTCGTGGATACGGGAGCAGATtcgaacatcatgttccgcaTTGTGTTCGACGCCTTGGGCCTACGAGACACCGACTTAAAGACCCACCAGCACGGCGTCGTAGGACTCggtgaccacttcatcaagccggaCGGGATAATCTCCTTGCCGACCTCCATGGGACAAGGCCAAGGGAAAAGAACGGTAATGGTAGAGTTTGTGATCCTACGAGACTCCATGGCCTACAACGTCATCCTAGGGAGGAAAACCATCAACGACTTAGGGGCAGTCATCAGCACGAGGATGCCGATAATGAAGTTCATAACTGAAGAAGGATCAGTAGGGTAG